From Bacillus rossius redtenbacheri isolate Brsri chromosome 16, Brsri_v3, whole genome shotgun sequence, a single genomic window includes:
- the LOC134539826 gene encoding myb/SANT-like DNA-binding domain-containing protein 3, whose translation MASQGCNLSKKQRNKNTSQQEKYILLDLVTEHFNIIENKKTDGVSQQQKMKQWQILADTFNCMSGEHHRTAENLKAVWENLKKHTRKTSADQRVQVLTGTGGGPSKTVSKDPICERVQSLIKPTIDGAKNPFDSDSDAIILPFDASNRPTDEDDSIQLDVGAEVDVSFVETAETVTLPNGDWTHYTPAMLSSPVCSALRHSNNNSAITNTVQTNTTDSCSASSGKAMPPSSRGNASVQSPFTSKRRPTPATKVKEVSAVNAAKIELIELAKKHAIEEKEVMKEIWELRLQQEREKVKQEKLQTELLSLQILKIKKELEHLQ comes from the exons ATGGCGAGCCAAGGCTGTAATTTGTCAAAgaagcagagaaataaaaatacatcgcAGCAGGAGAAATACATTCTTTTAGATTTAGTAACTGAACATTTCAatatcattgaaaataaaaaaacagatggtGTTTCACAGCAACAAAAAATGAAGCAGTGGCAAATACTTGCAGATACTTTCAATTGTATGTCTGGAGAACATCACAGGACTGCAGAAAATTTAAAAGCGGTGTGGGAGAATCTCAAAAAGCACACGCGAAAGACTTCTGCTGATCAACGAGTTCAAGTATTAACTGGaacag GTGGAGGTCCTTCAAAAACAGTTAGTAAGGATCCCATTTGTGAGAGAGTGCAGAGCCTAATCAAACCGACTATCGATGGTGCCAAGAATCCCTTCGATTCAGATTCAGATGCAATAATATTACCATTTGATGCATCAAATAGGCCTACTGATGAGGATGACAGCATTCAACTGGATGTCGGAGCAGAAGTGGATGTTTCTTTCGTGGAGACGGCAGAGACA gTAACTCTTCCAAATGGCGACTGGACGCATTATACTCCAGCCATGCTCAGCAGTCCTGTGTGTTCTGCCCTTCGACACTCCAATAACAACTCGGCTATCACAAACACAGTGCAGACCAATACTACTGATTCATGCAGTGCAAGTAGTGGGAAGGCAATGCCTCCTAGCAGTAGGGGAAATGCTTCAGTGCAATCTCCCTTTACTAGCAAGCGGCGACCAACCCCGGCCACCAAAGTGAAAGAAGTAAGTGCTGTCAATGCAGCAAAAATCGAACTAATtgaacttgcaaaaaaacatgcaATCGAGGAAAAAGAAGTTATGAAAGAAATCTGGGAACTGCGGTTACAACAAGAACGAGAAAAAGTAAAGCAGGAAAAGCTGCAAACTGAACTTTTATCTTtacaaatcttgaaaataaagaaagaactaGAACATTTGCAGTAA